DNA from Krasilnikovia cinnamomea:
GTGTCGGCCGACGCGCTGGCCGGTCTGGCCCCGCTGGGCTGGGGGACCTGGAGCACCGGCGGGCGTACCCATGTTCTCGCCTTCACCTCCTCCTCGGCCATGCAGGCCTGCCTCGCCGACTACACCGGCTCCGCCCGCCGGGTGCCGTACCTGGAGCTGGCCAACACCTGGCCGAACCTCGAGTGGTGGCTGGCCGTCAACCCGGGCCTGCCGATCGAGGGCTATCTGCCGGCGTGGTTCGTCGCGCAGCTCGCCCGTGGCGACCTGCGGCTGCCGACCCGCGGCCCGGCGCGCGACGGAACCCGCCCCGGCCAGAACACGCAGGATGTGCACGCGGGGGCGCTGACCGCCGAGTCGTCCTTCCCGGGCGGGCCGATCGGTGCCGCCGAATCGGGTGGTGCCACCGGGCTGGCCGGCTCGGCCGCGCCATACCGCCCGGAGACCGACACGGCACGCGGTCCGGCCGGTTACCCGCTGGACCGCGGCAGCGCTGGCGGTCCCGGCTCCAGTGGCGGTCCCGGCTCCAGCGGCGGTCCCGGCTCCGGTGGCGGCACCGGTCCCGGCGGTCCCGGCCTCAGCGGTCCTGGTCTCAGCGGTCCCGGCAGCCTGCCTGTCCGGACCCCGGGCACGGTCTCGCCGGGCGCCGCACCGGCCCGGACGCCGGGCGGGTCGTCGCAGCCCAGCGCATCCGGCGCGGCGCCGAGCGCACCCGCCGCGTACCGGCCCCCGTCTGTCCCGCCGACTTCGACCGGTGACGGCCGCCCGGAGCTGCCCCCGCTGCAGGATCCACGAGCGCCGCTGCCGACCCGCACGCCCATGGCCCAGACGCCTCCGGTGCCGTCCCACCTGACTGACGGCCCGCCCGCCGGTGACTTCCCGCCTGACGCCCGGTCGGCGATCCCCGGCACGCCGGACTTCGGCCCGGTCGCGCCGGGTTCCGTCGACCCGCTGCCGCGTCGGCAGCCCATGCCACCCGTGGATCCAAGCGCTCCGGTGGCCACCTCGACCCCCACCCTCGCCGGGACCCGGACGGCTCCCGCGCCGTTGCCCGGTGAGGCCGGCGTGCGGTCGGGGGAAAGTGGCCAGCGACCCGGTGAGCCCGGCGGCCGGGCAGGTGAGGCTGTTGGCCGGGCGACTGAGGCCGGTGTGCGGCCGGGCGGGGCTGTGGCGCCGTCCGGGTCATCGGTGCGCGGTGTGGGATCGGCGGGCGCTCAGGCGGCGCCGCGACCCGGGGTTGCGCCGCCCGTCGTTCCGGGCGGGGCTTCCGCCGGCCGGTCATCCGATGACAACTGGCCGGATGCCCGGGACTCGTCTTCGGCTTCGGCGCTCACGACCCGCTCGCCGGACAGGAGCAGCTCGCCTTCGGCAAGTTCACCGCCCGCAACGAAGCCGGTATCCCCGGCGGACCCAACCTCTTTCAGGGCGCCGGTCGCGCCCACGTCGGGTGGTGCGCCGGTTACGCCTACGTCGGGTGGGGCGCCGGTAGCGCCTACGTCGGGTGGTGCGCCGGTCGCGCCCACGTCGGGTGGTGCGCCGGTAGCGCCCGCATCGGGCCGACCGTCAGAGGTGCCTGCGTCGGGAAAGTCGTCTGTCGAGCGCACCCCATCCGGCCCGGACGGCTCGGATGCGCTTGGTACCGATCAGGATGTGGTGGACGAGGCGGCAGCGAGTCGGACCGGCCGGTCCGTACCGGGCCTCGGCGACGGAAACAAGTCGCGCCCCGGCGATGAGGCGGCCGAGCCGAGTTCGGCAGAGTCGGCTGGCGACGGCCGAGTCGCCGAGGATCGGCTGTCCGGCGGCGCGACCAGCGGGGATGAGGCCGCCGACCGCGAAACCACCCCGGGTCGGGACTTCCAGGGTCAGGCTTCTCGGGACGCCACCCCGGGCCAGGACTCCGAGGGTCAGGAGTCCCAGGGCGCCGCCGTGGGCCAGGCCGCCCAACAGCAGGCTGCCCAGCAGCAGGCCGCCCAGCAGCAGGCCGCCGCCCAGAGCCAGGCCGACCAGGAACAGGGGCCCGAGGAGCTGGCCGGGTGGCCGTCCGGCGAGGACGACTTCATCCCGGCGAACGCGGTCGAACAGGACCTTTACCTCGCCGCCGGCAGCCGCAGCACGGATGCGTTCCTCTCCACCCTGCTGCTGGCCACGGTCCTCGTACCGGTGGCTCACCATTCGCGGCCGGGCAGCACGCCGGGCGAGTCCGGGTTCGCATTCCGTACGGAGGACCTCAACGGCGAGCCGTACCTGGTGGTGTTCACCAGCCGGGACCGGTTGGCCGAGTACCACGCCGAGCCGACCAGGACGGTGGCGGTGCGGTTCGTCGACCTCATCCGCACCTGGCCCGATGCGGCCTGGTCGTTCGCGGTCAACCCCGGCAGTCCGGTAGGTGCCACCTATCCTGGTCCGCAGGTCATCGCGCTCGCCAACTGGGCGGTCGAGTCGGGGCTGGGCCTGGATCCGTCCGACGAGCTGGTGCTGGCCGAACCGGCGTCGGCGCCCGCGACGCAGCGGGCCGGTGATCCGGCCCAGCACGCGACGGTCATGCAGAAGACCGTGCCGCCGGATCAGGTCGACTACCTCCTGGAGCGCGGGTACGACCGGGCGGCCGGATTCGTGCACCGGGCCAGCGAGGTGGCGCACCTGAACACCCCCGCCGAGTTGTTCGCGGCGCTGGGCCTGCTCTACGACGGCTCCCCGTACCAGGCGGACGCCAAGGAGGCGTACGTGCTGCGCTGGCCCGCCTACCGGCCGAGCCTCTACCGGATCCCGTACGGCGGGCAGAACGAGCAGGCCCTGCGCGCCATGGACGGCTGGGTGATCGAGCGTGCGCCGTTCCGGGGCAACGGCTTCGCGCCCGGTGAGGGGCGTGACGTGATCGCGGAGTTCAAGGTGGACAGTGTGCGACTGCCGCACGGCGCCCAGCTGTGGCGGATCGACGCGGACGGCACCAGCGCCATGGTGGCCGTGCTCGACTGCGACGGACCGGTCTGGCGTCAGGTCGGTGAGCGGTGATGCGCGACGGCTACCTGGCGACGTGGCAGGGCCGCGAGTACGAGGCGGCGCCCGACGGCGACAACGTGCGCATCTACATCACCGAGCCGGGCGCGGTGGGTTTCACGGAGGTCCGGCTGGGCCGCCACGTGCGGTTGCTGGGCCCGGACGAGTGCGACGACCTGGCCTACGTGCGCACCACGTGCACGTGGCGCGGTGAGCCGTTCATCGTGCTGGCGGAGGCGGACGGCTGGCTGCGCCTGGAGTACACGGGTGGCCGGGCGCCGATGGCGCGCGCGCTCGGGCTGGAGGAGTTCGACTTCGGCGTCTACCAGGGCTGGGCGCCCGCCCACGAGGTCACCGACATCGTCGAGCACCGCGCCTGACTCGCGCACCGCCTGACTCGCGCACCGCTTGGCTCGCGCACCGCTTGACTCGCGCCCCGCTTGGCTCGCGCACCGCTTGGCTCGAGCGCACCGCTTGGCCTGCCGGGTGCCTCAGTGGGCCTTGAGCCAGCGCAGGATCTCGCCGGTGACCGTCTCGGTCGCCTCGCGGTGCAGGAAGTGGCCGGCGTCCTCGATGAGGCGCCACTCGTACGGCGCGATGACGTACCGGCCCGAGCCCTGCGCGGTGCGGGGCAGCGTCGCGGTGTCCAGCGCCCCGTGCAGCTGCAACGTGGGCGTGATGAGGGGGCGCTGCATGAGCTTCACGAACCGGTAGCCCTGCAGGCGCAGCGCCGAGCGGAACACCCACCGGTACGCCTCGAGCGCGCAGAACGCGGCCTGCGGGATCCGTATCGCCTCCCGGCAGCGGGCCTCGTAGTCGGCGTACTCGTCGGTCTGGGCCCACGTGGGGCCGCTCCACCGGTGCATCAGTTCGCCGATCAGGGCGGCGTTGTCGCGGGTGAGCACATGCTCGTAGCGCGGTACCTGGAAGCGCAGCACGGGTGAGGTCGCGGCGAACTGGCCGCGCGGGTCGGCGAACAGCGCCGCGCGCAACCGCAGCGGGTGGGCGGCGCCCAGCACCACCAGGCGGCTGACCATTTTGGGGTGGAAGGCGGCGGCGGTCCACCCGATCATGCCGCCCGCACCGGCGCCGACGATCATGGCGGAGCGCTCGCCCAGGGCGCGGATCAGGCCGGTGACGTCGGCGGCCATGGTGTACCCGTCGTACCCGCGGGGTGGTTTGTCGCTGGCGCCGTAGCCGCGCAGGTCGATCGCGACGGCGCGGAAGCCCGCGTCGGCGACCTCGGTCATGATGTCGTGCCACGCCCACCAGAACTCCGGAAAGCCGTGCAGGAACAGCACCAGCGGCCCGGTGCCCGCCTCGACGACGTGGAACCGGCTGCCGTTGGCCCCGACGAAGCGGTGGGTCCACGGACCCTCCACCAGGACGCACGACTCGTCCACCTGGGCGCTCATGCCGGACAGCCTAGGCGTTGCGTGCCCTCCGGGCAGCGCCCCGGTCGGAAACCTGCCCAAACCCGGCAAGCCTGCCGGCAACACCCGGCGAGCATCTGACCCGAACACGGACGGCGTCGGAACACGGACGGCACCGGACCCGAACACGGACGGCATCGGAACCATCGGGTCGCACATGCCGGGGTGGCGCCCGGGGGCAGGAGCCCCCGGGCGCCGCGGGTCGGCGTACTCAGGAAATCTTGATGGTCATGGTGTTGCCGCGCTGGGACAGCACCTGGATCTTGACCCCGACGGCGGGCAGCTTGACGCCCGACCACGGGATGTCCGCGTCGAAGTACGACCGGGTGTCGTCGAACAGCGGCTGCCCGGCCTGACCCCGGATGTACGAGGCCTTGCCGTTGATGTGCAGCGTGAACGAATCCGCCTTGGTCAGCCCGAACGTGGCGTCATACAGCTGGATGCGCGAGCGCCAGGGGTTGCCTTCCAGGTTGTACATGGCCTCGGGATGGGCGTCGATGATCAGGTTGCGGCCCTGGCCCGGGTGCTTGTTGACGTTGTTGTCCTTGAAGGACGTGTCGTTGTACGAAATGAGCAGGCCCGGCTGGTACGAGAAGTGCTCCACCCAGTCCGGCTTGGTGGAAACCCAACCGAAGTTGTACGGACCGGTCTTCAGGTACTTGTCGTACGAGACGTAGTTGCGGTACCCGGCGATGTAGAAGTTGTCGTAGGTGTGCTCGGCCGTGCTGCTTTGCACGCTGAACCCGGCCTGGTTCCACGCCGGGAGGCCCTCGGCGCCGTCCGTGACGCCGGGAACGCCGTCGACGGTCACCGTGAGGTCGTCGGCGAAGAAACCGCCCGAGGAAACGCCGCCGTCCGTCCGGTAGTGCAGCCGGACCAGGGGCTTCTTACCCGCGTACGCGGTCAGCGGCACGACCATGTCGGTCCAGGCCGGTTGGGCGCCGGTGAGTGCCGGCAGGTTGTTGCCGTCGCGGGCGAACGGGGCGCCGCCGATGGTGCCGTCGAGCACGGTCCACGTCTTGCCGCCGTCCGTGGAGGCCTCGGCGTACAGGTAGTCGAAGTTCTTCTCGATGTTGTAGCGGGCCTTGAGGCTCAGCGTGGCCGAGGCGGCGGTGCTGAGATCGACCGTACGGCTGAGCAACGTGTCGAGGTTGTCGTCGTTGCCGGAGAAGAACTGGTTGTCGCCCGCGTACGGCGCGCCCAGGTCCCGGGTGACCGTCTTGTCCGGCAGCACCACGACGGCCGCCTGCGCGTTCGCGGTGTTGTACTCCTGCGGCCCGAGTTCGAGGGTCTTGGTCTTGCCGGCCTTGACGGTCTCGTAGTCGAGCCAGCCGAGCTGCAGCTTGTTCCACGCGCCGAGGTCGCCGGGGCGGGTGCCGAGCGGCTCACCGGCCGCGTTGAGGCGGCTCTGCGCCATCAGGGTCCAGAACTCGTTGTTGTTGTTCGAGGCGCCGCTGGTGTCGTAGTCGTCGGGCAGGCCGAGGTCGTGGCCGTACTCGTGGGCGAAGACGCTCAGGCCGCCGTTCTCCGGCTGCATGGTGTAGTCACCGATCCAGAGTCCGGTGTCGCCGATCTGCGTGCCACCGGCCAGGTTGCCGGCCGGGCCGGTCACCCCGGAGCTGGAGTACGCGTACCAGCGATGCGCCCAGATGGCGTCCTCGCCCTGCTGCGGGTCGCCGTCGGACTCGTCGCCACCGGCGTGGACGATCTGGAAGTGGTCGAGGTAGCCGTCGGGCTCGTTGAAGTTGCCGTCGTGGTCGTAGTCGTAGCGGTCGTACCGGTCGAAGCTCTGCAGCTCCGTCTTGATCTGGGCGTCGGTGCGGCCCGCGGCCTTCTGGTCGGCGTACCACTGGTTGGCGGCGTCGCGGACCAGCGCCCACGCGTTGTGGGTGTCGCAGGCGTTCGGGTCGTTGCAGTTGCGGCCGTACCGGGCCTCGTTGTACTGGACCTTGACCCAGTCGGAGACCTCGCCCTCGACGCTGTAGCGCCCGGAGGACTGAACCTCGTAGTAGGTCTTCAGGGATTCGACGCCCTTGCCCTGGCCGAAGTAGAGCTGCCGGTAGTGGTCGCGGTTGTAGTCCGGCTGCCACACGGTCGTGTTGTCGCGGGTGCGGTCGGGCTCGGTGATGTGGTTGTGCAGCGGGCCGTCGAACGTGGTCGGGCCGGGCTTGGTGGGGTCGGTGTCGACGTCGGGGTAGTCCGGGTGCCGCTCGTTGCCGAACTCGGCGAGGATCACGAATATCTGGTCGGTACGTTCGCGGCTGAGCTCGACGTACTGGCTCGCGCCGGCCCGGCCGGGGCGCTTGCCGCTCGTGCCGGCGCCTTGCGTCCGGCCGACCTTGGCGACCAGGCTGCCGCCGCGCCGTTCCGCCTTGAGGGTTCCCTTCAGGATTCCGTTCACGGCCTGCTGGCGCAGTTCGCGGCGCTTCTGTTCCAACGGGTTGGGCCGGTCGTCCGCGGGCGCTCCGGATCCGACCTGGGCCGGTCCGGGGTCCGCGGGCGGCGCCGCCACGGCCGCGGCGGGAAGCAAGCCCCCGACGCTGGTGACCATCACGGCGCCGAGCAGTCCAACGACCACCTTGCGCATACGTACCTCCGTCGACATGAGCCGAGGTGCGGGTTGAGCACGGTCGGCGATTGTCCACCCCGGGTAACGGGGCTGACGCAGAACGTATGCAAAGACATCCATCAATGGAAGGTTTGGAGATCGGTCTGTATCGATGGATCTTGCACATTTGGCAGGCACATCGCGCAAGAAGCTGCCATCGGGATGTTTCGCCTACAGGAAAGAGGGCGGCCCGAGAACGGGCCGCCCTCCTGGGCGCTGCTGCGGGACGTACTAGGAAATCTTGATCTTCATGGTGGTGCCGTTCTGGGACAGCACCTGGATCTTCACGCCCACGGCGGGCAACTTGACGCCCGTCTGCGGGGTGTTCGCGTCGAAGTACGACCTCGTGTCGTCGAACAGCGGCTGCGCGGCCCGGCCCCGGATCGGCGAGGGCCGGCCACCGACGTGCAGCGTGAACGAATCCGCCTGGGTCAGCCCGAACGGGGCGTCGTAGTTCTGGATGCGGGACGGCCACGGAGCGCCGTCCACGTTGTACATCACCGCGGGACGCGAGTCGATGATCAGGTTGCGGCCCGCGCCGGGGTGCTCGTTGACGTTGTTGTCCTCCTGCGAGGCGTCGTTGTACGAGATCAGCAGTCCGGGCTGCAACGCGAAGCGCTCGGCGTAGGCGGGCCTCGACGGGTAGCCGTAGTGGTACGGGCCGGTCTTCAGGTACTTGTCATACGACACGTAGCTGCGGTGCCCGGCGATGTAGAAGTTGTCGAAGCTCTCCTGGCTCGTGGCGCCGACGACCTTGAAACCGGCGGGCGTCCAGGCCCCGGTGTCCTCGGCGCCGTCCGGGGTGCCCGCGACGCCGTTCACCACGACGGTCAGGTTGTCGGCGAGGAAGCCACCCTTGGCGACCGCGGCGTCCGTCTTGTAGTGCAGCCGGACCTGCGGCTTCTTCCCCGCGTACGCGTTGAGCGGCACCACGACGTCCGTCCAGTTGGCGCTGGCGCCGGTGATCGCCGGGGTGGTCTTCGAGCCGTCCCTGGCGAACGGGGCGCCGCCCACGGTGCCGTCGAGCGCCGTCCAGGTCCTGCCCGCGTCAGTGGACGCCTCGACGTACAGGAAGTCGTAGTTCTGCTCGATGTCGTAGCGGCCCTTGAGGCGCAGCGACGCCGAGGTGGCACCGCTGAGGTCGACCGTACGGGTCAGCGTGCTGTTCAGCTTCTGGGTGTTGCCCGAGAAGAACTGCTTCTGGCCCGCGTACGGGGTGCCGTGCTGGCGGGTGACCACCTTGTTCGGCAGCACCACCACCGCGGCCTGCGGCTTGGTGGTGTTGTACTCCTGCGGTCCCAGCTCGATCGTCTTGCTGGTGCCGGCGGTGACCTTCGCGACGTCCAGCCAGCCGAGCTGCAGCTTGTTCCACGCGCCGAGGTCGCCGGGACGGGTGCCGTTGGCCTCGCCGGGGCCGCTGAGCCGGCTCTGCGCCATCAGCGTCCAGTACTCGTTGTTGTCCTCGGTGTGGTTCTCGCTGGTGTCGTAGTCGTCCGGCAGGCCCAGGTCGTGGGCGTACTCGTGGGCGAAGACGCTCAGGCCGCCGTTCTCCGGCTGCATGGTGTAGTCGCCGATCCAGATGCCGGAGGTGCCGATCTGGGTGCCGCCGAGCAGGTTGCCCGCCGGACCGGCCACGTTCTCGCTCTGCCAGGCGTACCAGCGGTGCGCCCAGATGG
Protein-coding regions in this window:
- a CDS encoding SseB family protein — its product is MAMRDALRTDDQESYFRILAGVDLLLPVSADALAGLAPLGWGTWSTGGRTHVLAFTSSSAMQACLADYTGSARRVPYLELANTWPNLEWWLAVNPGLPIEGYLPAWFVAQLARGDLRLPTRGPARDGTRPGQNTQDVHAGALTAESSFPGGPIGAAESGGATGLAGSAAPYRPETDTARGPAGYPLDRGSAGGPGSSGGPGSSGGPGSGGGTGPGGPGLSGPGLSGPGSLPVRTPGTVSPGAAPARTPGGSSQPSASGAAPSAPAAYRPPSVPPTSTGDGRPELPPLQDPRAPLPTRTPMAQTPPVPSHLTDGPPAGDFPPDARSAIPGTPDFGPVAPGSVDPLPRRQPMPPVDPSAPVATSTPTLAGTRTAPAPLPGEAGVRSGESGQRPGEPGGRAGEAVGRATEAGVRPGGAVAPSGSSVRGVGSAGAQAAPRPGVAPPVVPGGASAGRSSDDNWPDARDSSSASALTTRSPDRSSSPSASSPPATKPVSPADPTSFRAPVAPTSGGAPVTPTSGGAPVAPTSGGAPVAPTSGGAPVAPASGRPSEVPASGKSSVERTPSGPDGSDALGTDQDVVDEAAASRTGRSVPGLGDGNKSRPGDEAAEPSSAESAGDGRVAEDRLSGGATSGDEAADRETTPGRDFQGQASRDATPGQDSEGQESQGAAVGQAAQQQAAQQQAAQQQAAAQSQADQEQGPEELAGWPSGEDDFIPANAVEQDLYLAAGSRSTDAFLSTLLLATVLVPVAHHSRPGSTPGESGFAFRTEDLNGEPYLVVFTSRDRLAEYHAEPTRTVAVRFVDLIRTWPDAAWSFAVNPGSPVGATYPGPQVIALANWAVESGLGLDPSDELVLAEPASAPATQRAGDPAQHATVMQKTVPPDQVDYLLERGYDRAAGFVHRASEVAHLNTPAELFAALGLLYDGSPYQADAKEAYVLRWPAYRPSLYRIPYGGQNEQALRAMDGWVIERAPFRGNGFAPGEGRDVIAEFKVDSVRLPHGAQLWRIDADGTSAMVAVLDCDGPVWRQVGER
- a CDS encoding alpha/beta fold hydrolase; translation: MSAQVDESCVLVEGPWTHRFVGANGSRFHVVEAGTGPLVLFLHGFPEFWWAWHDIMTEVADAGFRAVAIDLRGYGASDKPPRGYDGYTMAADVTGLIRALGERSAMIVGAGAGGMIGWTAAAFHPKMVSRLVVLGAAHPLRLRAALFADPRGQFAATSPVLRFQVPRYEHVLTRDNAALIGELMHRWSGPTWAQTDEYADYEARCREAIRIPQAAFCALEAYRWVFRSALRLQGYRFVKLMQRPLITPTLQLHGALDTATLPRTAQGSGRYVIAPYEWRLIEDAGHFLHREATETVTGEILRWLKAH
- a CDS encoding immune inhibitor A domain-containing protein, producing the protein MRKVVVGLLGAVMVTSVGGLLPAAAVAAPPADPGPAQVGSGAPADDRPNPLEQKRRELRQQAVNGILKGTLKAERRGGSLVAKVGRTQGAGTSGKRPGRAGASQYVELSRERTDQIFVILAEFGNERHPDYPDVDTDPTKPGPTTFDGPLHNHITEPDRTRDNTTVWQPDYNRDHYRQLYFGQGKGVESLKTYYEVQSSGRYSVEGEVSDWVKVQYNEARYGRNCNDPNACDTHNAWALVRDAANQWYADQKAAGRTDAQIKTELQSFDRYDRYDYDHDGNFNEPDGYLDHFQIVHAGGDESDGDPQQGEDAIWAHRWYAYSSSGVTGPAGNLAGGTQIGDTGLWIGDYTMQPENGGLSVFAHEYGHDLGLPDDYDTSGASNNNNEFWTLMAQSRLNAAGEPLGTRPGDLGAWNKLQLGWLDYETVKAGKTKTLELGPQEYNTANAQAAVVVLPDKTVTRDLGAPYAGDNQFFSGNDDNLDTLLSRTVDLSTAASATLSLKARYNIEKNFDYLYAEASTDGGKTWTVLDGTIGGAPFARDGNNLPALTGAQPAWTDMVVPLTAYAGKKPLVRLHYRTDGGVSSGGFFADDLTVTVDGVPGVTDGAEGLPAWNQAGFSVQSSTAEHTYDNFYIAGYRNYVSYDKYLKTGPYNFGWVSTKPDWVEHFSYQPGLLISYNDTSFKDNNVNKHPGQGRNLIIDAHPEAMYNLEGNPWRSRIQLYDATFGLTKADSFTLHINGKASYIRGQAGQPLFDDTRSYFDADIPWSGVKLPAVGVKIQVLSQRGNTMTIKIS
- a CDS encoding immune inhibitor A domain-containing protein, with the protein product MRKVVVGLLGAAMVTSVGVTFPGAATAAPPADPSRIGAGHRVTMEDLPNPLEQKRRELREEAVNDLLKGTLKTERRGKSLVAKVGRTNGAFGSQRVAAAGVDQYVELSRERTDKIFVVLAEFGNQRHPDYPDRDTDPNTPGPTTFNGPLHNRIPQPDRRVDNSTVWQADYNREHYRKLYFGEGAGVESLKTYYEAQSSGRYSVEGEVSDWVKVQYNEARYGRNCNDPNACDTENAWALVRDAANQWYANQKAAGRTDAQLKAELQSFDRYDRYDFDHDGNFDEPDGYLDHFQIVHAGGDESDGDRQQGEDAIWAHRWYAWQSENVAGPAGNLLGGTQIGTSGIWIGDYTMQPENGGLSVFAHEYAHDLGLPDDYDTSENHTEDNNEYWTLMAQSRLSGPGEANGTRPGDLGAWNKLQLGWLDVAKVTAGTSKTIELGPQEYNTTKPQAAVVVLPNKVVTRQHGTPYAGQKQFFSGNTQKLNSTLTRTVDLSGATSASLRLKGRYDIEQNYDFLYVEASTDAGRTWTALDGTVGGAPFARDGSKTTPAITGASANWTDVVVPLNAYAGKKPQVRLHYKTDAAVAKGGFLADNLTVVVNGVAGTPDGAEDTGAWTPAGFKVVGATSQESFDNFYIAGHRSYVSYDKYLKTGPYHYGYPSRPAYAERFALQPGLLISYNDASQEDNNVNEHPGAGRNLIIDSRPAVMYNVDGAPWPSRIQNYDAPFGLTQADSFTLHVGGRPSPIRGRAAQPLFDDTRSYFDANTPQTGVKLPAVGVKIQVLSQNGTTMKIKIS